Below is a genomic region from Fischerella sp. PCC 9605.
CTGGACACCAGCAGATTTAATTCAATCCTTGACAAATACTCCTGTTTTAGGCTGCCTCCCCTATTTGGAAAATCCAGCAGAGTTAGACAAACTTGCACAAGTAGCGTCAAACTTAGATTTAGAATGCTTGCTACCTTTTGCGAAAGTTTGAAGAGTAAAAATGAAGATACCCAACCACTAATTTAAAAACTGTGAACAATGGTTTCGACATTTCCAAACTCTGCTGCTGACTTATCTCGCGTTCGCCTCTCGATTCGTTCATTGCAAGCGCAACTTGTGGAGTGGCGGCGACGACTGCATCAAAAACCAGAACTAGGCTTTCAAGAAAAACTCACCGCTGAGTTTGTCTCCCAGAAGTTGCAGGAATGGGGAATTGAGCATCAAACTGGCATTGCCAAGACTGGTATAGTCGCTGTGATTCACGGCAATCAACAGCTAAAAGCATCCAATCTAAAATCGAAAGTGCTGGCGATTCGGGCAGATATGGATGCTTTACCCATCCAAGAACAGAATGAAGTAACCTATCGTTCCCAGCACGATGGCGTTATGCACGCTTGCGGTCATGATGGACATACTGCGATCGCTCTTGGTACAGCCTATTATCTCCAACAGCATCGCCAAGACTTTGCTGGTACTGTGAAAATTATCTTTCAACCAGCCGAAGAAGGGCCGGGAGGGGCAAAGCCGATGATTGAAGAGGGGGTGCTGAAAAACCCTGATGTAGACGCAATTATCGGTTTACACCTGTGGAATAATTTGCCCTTGGGAACAGTGGGTGTGCGGGCTGGTGCGTTAATGGCTGCTGTGGAATCTTTCAACTGCACCATTTTTGGCAAAGGCGGACACGGTGCCATGCCCCATCAAACCGTTGATTCTGTGGTGGTTGCTGCCCAAATTGTCAACGCCCTGCAAACTATTGTTGCTCGCAATGTCAATCCGATTGATTCAGCGGTGGTGACAGTGGGCGAACTCCATGCTGGTACTAAGCGCAACGTGATTGCAGATACAGCCAGCATGAGTGGTACAGTTAGGTATTTTAATCCCGCTTTGAAAGGCTTTTTCTCACAGCGCATCGAACAGATTATTGCTGGAGTTTGCCAAAGTCATGGTGCTAGTTACGACTTCAAACAGTGGGAACTTTACCCAGCCACAATCAATAATGCGGAGATGGCAGAACTAGTGCGATCGGTTGCGGAAGAAGTCGTAGAAACGCCCTTAGGTATTGTGCCAGAGTGCCAAACTATGGGGGGTGAAGATATGTCCTACTTCCTGCAAGAGGTACCTGGTTGCTATTTTTTCTTGGGTTCTGCTAACCCGGCTAAGAACTTGGCCTATCCCCACCATCATCCCCGGTTCGATTTTGATGAAACGGCGTTGGCGATGGGTGTAGAAATGTTTGTTCGATGTGTGGAGAAATTTTTTAGTTGATACAGTTGGTGGGTTTGACGCTCCTCGTATTCCGCTACGCGGAATACGGGGTTTAATATCTGCGGAATGTGGGATAAAAAGAT
It encodes:
- a CDS encoding M20 metallopeptidase family protein; the encoded protein is MVSTFPNSAADLSRVRLSIRSLQAQLVEWRRRLHQKPELGFQEKLTAEFVSQKLQEWGIEHQTGIAKTGIVAVIHGNQQLKASNLKSKVLAIRADMDALPIQEQNEVTYRSQHDGVMHACGHDGHTAIALGTAYYLQQHRQDFAGTVKIIFQPAEEGPGGAKPMIEEGVLKNPDVDAIIGLHLWNNLPLGTVGVRAGALMAAVESFNCTIFGKGGHGAMPHQTVDSVVVAAQIVNALQTIVARNVNPIDSAVVTVGELHAGTKRNVIADTASMSGTVRYFNPALKGFFSQRIEQIIAGVCQSHGASYDFKQWELYPATINNAEMAELVRSVAEEVVETPLGIVPECQTMGGEDMSYFLQEVPGCYFFLGSANPAKNLAYPHHHPRFDFDETALAMGVEMFVRCVEKFFS